A region of Moorena producens PAL-8-15-08-1 DNA encodes the following proteins:
- a CDS encoding HlyD family efflux transporter periplasmic adaptor subunit: MPNTLNRQVNGDPAPQQHQETLTSPTPASSRDDWSEATQELLDSLPQVWTRGLMYFLITFVGLILPWAILSQVDETGTARGRLEPKGNTVRLDAAVAGTVEYIKVKKGDKVDAGQQLLVLESELVNSELRQVQDKLKGHLNRLSQLELLKNQLVVALATQQQQNQAQVLEKQTQVDQALQNLEALKNSYDLQQEEKLAQVNQARQTFKLSQKSFNIIENRLDNAEREVNRYKDAYQEGIVSEIQVVDREDLLQERQRLYEQTKSEIEQSKLRLTEQQSSYERSLRQARAEIEQAQLRLKEQQRSYQTLSHSGKLALLRVEEQLKNLDTQITTLNSEIAQSKGEINSLQLQLKQRVLKAPVSGTVFELPIQAAGAVVQSGTMVAEIAPSGSVLVIRGQMATTESGSLETGMPVKVKFDAYPFQDYGVVAGELVDISPTTSEVDTPNGKRAVYDLEIELKQDCIASADKCIPLRPGDTAMAEVIVRQRRIIDFILDPFKKLQQGGLKL; this comes from the coding sequence ATGCCAAATACATTAAACAGACAAGTAAACGGAGATCCTGCCCCCCAACAACACCAAGAAACCTTGACTTCTCCAACACCAGCTTCATCTCGGGATGATTGGTCTGAGGCCACTCAAGAACTACTCGATAGTTTACCCCAAGTTTGGACAAGGGGACTGATGTACTTTCTAATCACATTTGTTGGCCTGATTTTGCCCTGGGCTATACTATCTCAAGTGGATGAAACCGGTACGGCTAGGGGACGACTAGAACCGAAAGGAAACACGGTGAGGCTGGATGCAGCTGTGGCGGGAACCGTAGAATATATTAAGGTAAAAAAGGGAGATAAAGTAGACGCTGGACAACAGTTATTAGTATTAGAATCTGAGTTAGTTAATTCAGAGCTAAGGCAAGTACAAGATAAGTTAAAAGGTCACTTAAATCGCTTGTCTCAGTTAGAGTTGCTGAAAAATCAATTAGTGGTAGCATTGGCAACTCAGCAGCAACAAAATCAAGCTCAAGTGTTGGAAAAACAAACACAAGTAGACCAAGCGCTACAGAATCTGGAGGCTCTGAAGAATTCCTATGATTTACAACAAGAAGAAAAGTTAGCTCAAGTTAATCAGGCGCGTCAGACCTTTAAACTTAGTCAAAAGTCTTTTAATATAATTGAGAATCGTTTGGATAATGCTGAGCGGGAGGTGAACCGTTACAAGGATGCCTATCAAGAAGGCATTGTTTCGGAAATCCAAGTAGTAGACCGGGAAGATTTGCTACAGGAGAGGCAACGGTTGTATGAACAAACCAAGTCAGAGATTGAGCAGAGTAAGTTACGTCTAACTGAACAACAGAGTAGTTATGAACGAAGCCTTCGACAAGCGCGAGCAGAGATTGAACAGGCACAGTTACGACTAAAGGAACAACAAAGAAGTTATCAGACTCTGAGCCACTCGGGTAAATTAGCGCTGCTGAGGGTGGAGGAACAATTGAAGAATTTGGATACACAAATAACTACCCTCAATTCAGAAATTGCTCAAAGTAAGGGTGAGATTAACTCGTTGCAGCTTCAGTTAAAGCAACGAGTGTTAAAGGCACCGGTCAGTGGTACGGTGTTTGAATTACCGATTCAAGCGGCTGGAGCGGTAGTGCAGTCAGGAACTATGGTGGCGGAAATTGCACCCTCAGGTTCGGTGTTGGTAATTCGAGGGCAGATGGCAACGACTGAAAGTGGTTCTTTAGAGACAGGAATGCCAGTGAAGGTCAAGTTTGATGCCTATCCCTTTCAGGATTATGGAGTCGTAGCAGGAGAGTTAGTAGACATTTCTCCTACTACCTCTGAGGTGGATACTCCTAATGGTAAAAGAGCAGTTTATGATTTAGAAATTGAACTGAAGCAGGATTGTATAGCTTCGGCTGATAAGTGTATTCCCTTGCGTCCTGGAGATACGGCCATGGCTGAGGTGATTGTGCGCCAGCGTCGGATTATTGATTTTATTCTCGATCCCTTTAAGAAGTTACAGCAGGGAGGGTTGAAGTTGTAG
- a CDS encoding peptidylprolyl isomerase — protein sequence MVNSQKKITITKEDIWHQVKLSGNIPELVEEILNRQVIKDAVDQAGITIEVEELQEVADQTRLMNNLSSADETWAWLEQRGMSLDDFEEVVYDTVTSGKLADHLFADNVESYFYENQLDYAGVVMYEVVLDDQDLALELFYEIQEGDVSFYDVAHEYIQDQELRRKLGYRGIMYRNDLKPEISAAVFAANPPEVLKPIVTAQGVHLVLVEEIVQGELDDQLRYQIISDLFSGWLKQQIDKIEVVKNMESKLED from the coding sequence ATGGTTAATTCCCAGAAAAAGATAACTATTACTAAGGAAGATATTTGGCATCAAGTTAAGCTATCGGGTAATATTCCTGAACTAGTTGAGGAGATTCTTAATCGTCAGGTAATCAAGGATGCTGTCGATCAAGCGGGGATAACTATTGAGGTTGAAGAACTTCAGGAAGTAGCTGACCAAACGCGATTAATGAACAACCTCAGTAGTGCTGATGAAACTTGGGCTTGGTTAGAACAACGTGGTATGTCTCTGGATGATTTTGAAGAAGTTGTCTATGACACGGTTACCTCTGGAAAGTTAGCTGATCATTTATTTGCGGATAACGTTGAGTCTTATTTTTATGAAAATCAGTTGGATTATGCGGGTGTGGTGATGTATGAAGTGGTATTAGATGATCAGGATTTGGCTCTAGAACTTTTCTATGAAATTCAGGAAGGGGATGTGAGTTTTTATGATGTGGCTCACGAGTATATTCAGGATCAGGAGTTACGTCGAAAACTTGGCTATCGGGGGATAATGTACCGTAACGATTTGAAGCCGGAAATTTCTGCTGCTGTTTTTGCTGCTAATCCCCCAGAAGTGCTTAAGCCGATTGTGACTGCTCAGGGGGTGCATTTGGTTTTGGTTGAGGAGATTGTTCAAGGGGAATTGGATGATCAGCTCAGGTATCAAATTATCTCGGATTTGTTTAGTGGATGGCTGAAGCAACAAATTGATAAAATTGAGGTGGTGAAAAATATGGAATCAAAGTTAGAGGAC